One segment of Candidatus Nitrospira nitrosa DNA contains the following:
- a CDS encoding thermonuclease family protein: protein MKPYLILTTWVLIGWWSLQISSSASAARLEQSDLGSTLNQQCDLCWYPSPNEDRSDRLPTYKQPRHKRPPDSRPQRYPKGRYKLRADHKSIRPSTLRSSTRHEMRLLSTLQVRAVDGDTIRVGGERIRLRGIDTPEMNEPAGPAAKQRLDELLRSGSIRIVPQGRDVYHRLIADVFVNGQNVAGILRSEGLSKAG, encoded by the coding sequence ATGAAACCGTATTTGATTCTGACAACCTGGGTACTCATCGGCTGGTGGTCTCTCCAGATATCATCAAGCGCCTCTGCAGCGCGGCTTGAACAGTCCGACCTTGGATCAACCCTGAACCAGCAATGTGACCTCTGTTGGTATCCCTCGCCGAACGAAGACCGTTCTGATCGGCTCCCCACCTACAAACAGCCACGACACAAGCGCCCACCGGACAGCCGCCCACAACGCTATCCCAAAGGACGGTACAAGTTGAGAGCCGACCACAAATCTATTCGGCCCTCTACTCTTCGATCCAGCACACGACACGAGATGAGACTACTGAGCACCCTCCAGGTACGGGCAGTCGATGGAGACACCATTCGCGTTGGAGGCGAGCGCATCAGACTGCGCGGCATCGATACACCAGAAATGAATGAGCCGGCGGGGCCGGCCGCCAAACAACGGCTGGACGAGCTCTTGCGCAGTGGCTCTATTCGGATCGTGCCACAGGGCCGTGACGTCTACCATCGCCTCATCGCCGATGTGTTTGTGAATGGACAAAATGTCGCCGGTATTCTGCGAAGTGAAGGACTATCAAAAGCAGGATAG
- a CDS encoding DUF2442 domain-containing protein codes for MQPLIQSETDLKVNVTLVSTHGLWLLTNNSELFVSFLEFPQLRTASSIKLNHVVQLHPDILYWPDLNIEIPVKRARYFPLTFVKPHPSRQSARRTKTRSVTA; via the coding sequence ATGCAACCTCTCATCCAAAGCGAAACCGATTTGAAAGTGAATGTAACCCTTGTCTCTACGCATGGACTCTGGCTGTTGACCAACAACAGTGAGCTCTTTGTTTCGTTTCTCGAATTCCCTCAACTGCGAACCGCCTCTTCAATAAAGCTCAACCACGTGGTGCAACTCCATCCCGACATTCTGTATTGGCCGGATCTGAATATTGAGATCCCCGTCAAACGGGCACGATACTTCCCCCTCACATTTGTGAAACCGCACCCATCCAGACAATCCGCTCGACGAACGAAGACAAGATCCGTCACAGCCTAA
- a CDS encoding helix-turn-helix domain-containing protein, with amino-acid sequence MLGRAPSTLSREVARNHVYGAVRVAT; translated from the coding sequence ATCCTAGGACGGGCCCCGAGTACCCTGAGCCGGGAAGTGGCCAGAAACCATGTATACGGCGCTGTACGTGTTGCCACGTGA
- a CDS encoding IS30 family transposase: MYTALYVLPRETLRSESVAPLWQACKARRHRVRGQDRRGQILNMTPITEQPADVATQTVPGCWEGDLLKDAHNGSAVGTQVERTTRLVLLVRMDSTVAAGAYRGFTKKLPHVPTPPRKTLTYDRGKGIVDHEQSAPRLAIQMLFADPHGPWQRGTNENTNGQPYRYLPKGTDPSGDTQRE; encoded by the coding sequence ATGTATACGGCGCTGTACGTGTTGCCACGTGAAACGCTGCGGAGCGAATCAGTGGCTCCCTTGTGGCAGGCTTGCAAGGCCCGTCGCCATCGGGTGCGCGGCCAAGACCGCCGGGGCCAGATTCTCAATATGACCCCGATCACCGAACAGCCTGCCGACGTCGCCACCCAGACCGTCCCCGGTTGCTGGGAAGGCGACTTGCTGAAAGATGCCCACAATGGCTCGGCCGTGGGCACCCAAGTGGAACGGACGACGCGCCTAGTGCTGCTGGTCCGCATGGACAGCACGGTTGCCGCCGGTGCGTATCGGGGCTTTACGAAGAAGCTCCCGCATGTGCCCACCCCACCGCGGAAAACGCTGACCTATGATCGGGGCAAAGGGATAGTGGACCATGAGCAGTCGGCACCCCGCCTCGCGATCCAGATGCTCTTTGCCGATCCGCACGGCCCCTGGCAACGCGGGACCAACGAGAATACCAATGGCCAGCCATACCGATACTTGCCGAAGGGCACGGATCCATCGGGTGATACCCAGCGGGAGTGA
- a CDS encoding N-acetylmuramoyl-L-alanine amidase, which yields MAIQWIGSPNKDKGREGYRPEAIVIHIMEGTLKGTDAWFTNEESGVSAHYGIGKSGEIHQYVGESDRAWHAGRIVSPTWRLLKADVNPNWYTIGIEHEGTEDSPWSDALYKASAGLIEAISRRWAIPCDRDHIIGHREIRADKTCPGLEVDLDQLVDMAKDIQQSPSTFNFVKKPGIVQTRVDLNIREKAPTSAAPLVRTIKGGRRLQYQGWTSNGLSVNGNAHWYKDVDGNYFWAGATAQPIPGL from the coding sequence ATGGCTATTCAATGGATCGGCAGTCCCAACAAGGACAAAGGGCGAGAGGGGTACAGACCGGAAGCCATCGTCATTCATATCATGGAGGGCACACTCAAGGGGACAGACGCGTGGTTCACGAATGAGGAATCGGGTGTGTCCGCTCATTATGGGATCGGGAAGTCCGGCGAGATTCATCAATACGTAGGAGAAAGCGATCGAGCGTGGCACGCAGGCCGCATCGTCTCTCCGACGTGGCGATTATTGAAGGCCGACGTGAACCCCAATTGGTATACGATCGGAATTGAGCACGAAGGGACAGAAGATAGCCCCTGGTCCGACGCGCTGTACAAGGCCAGTGCCGGTTTGATTGAGGCCATTAGCCGACGATGGGCGATCCCTTGCGATCGCGATCATATCATCGGCCATCGCGAGATTCGCGCGGACAAGACGTGCCCTGGTCTGGAAGTGGATCTCGACCAGCTCGTCGACATGGCCAAGGACATCCAACAGAGTCCGTCCACGTTTAATTTTGTGAAGAAACCGGGTATCGTACAAACTCGCGTCGACCTCAACATCCGTGAAAAAGCTCCGACATCAGCCGCTCCCCTTGTCCGCACGATCAAAGGCGGAAGGCGGCTACAGTATCAAGGCTGGACGAGCAATGGACTTAGCGTCAACGGCAATGCCCATTGGTACAAAGACGTTGATGGGAACTACTTCTGGGCTGGTGCGACAGCGCAGCCCATCCCTGGGCTCTGA
- a CDS encoding OmpA family protein, with translation MISTVFIFMIGLVALLCENPLLAVAGIPSVVIHATSESRPDHAHKPLTPHFISFPTPTAEIPSDPHEQIGPRAVGRLSVDEQASLIQTAGVGAAQKPSTDQPQLVAQLAQREQDSTPRGHSEKELSQELSTTRNSLQQARQRIDELERQLAEGNLETAKRRIGELVIQLHAKESEIATLRASVHENSKKFREDLAAQTEELAQAKRRISDVEQQMASTGKGQESAQAKRRVTDLEQQLTKKEQDLTQTKRRVLEAEQQMAWKEQDLAQVKRRVAEIEQQIVGKEYESTQAKRRATDFEQQLVGKEQDLTQAKRRTADAEQQTAGKEQELAQAKRRITDLEQQMTAKDLESAQAKRKPAETEQQTAGKMQDPAQSKRRIADLEQLLAGKESESAQAKRRATELEQQTAAKEQELIQTKRRIAELEQQTAGKEQDPAQIKRRVTELEQQMVGKEQELGQIRDNLKQVTQKYADLGPMLMDRDAEIARTKRLLEDLERSLPKPDEALPSLEVSPAAQNPVAELPPDSNLSVTDLPIPGASSGDGTDAGGIDLTKIGEALSGTLGEELKRGTVALRQERTALTLALISSELFPPGEATVTPSGNSLIGQIGTVLQKFRYRNIEVTTHTDTKPIRNDARKLFKDNLELSRARVEHASQALINSGVDADRVKAVVYTTAKSPDNDESRNRNRRIEIVVSSSTAGHSAHGKLQTGKKPPQSISLSSPRRP, from the coding sequence ATGATCAGCACAGTATTCATCTTCATGATCGGACTTGTTGCCCTGCTTTGCGAGAATCCTCTGCTCGCGGTGGCCGGCATTCCATCGGTTGTGATACACGCCACATCTGAATCACGGCCGGATCATGCGCACAAGCCTCTGACACCTCATTTCATTTCGTTCCCGACTCCCACAGCCGAGATCCCTTCCGATCCACACGAGCAGATCGGACCTCGAGCAGTGGGTCGCTTGTCCGTGGACGAACAGGCCTCCCTCATCCAGACCGCCGGAGTTGGAGCCGCCCAGAAACCATCAACGGATCAGCCGCAGCTCGTCGCTCAGCTGGCTCAAAGAGAACAGGATTCCACGCCAAGGGGACATTCGGAAAAAGAGCTGTCGCAGGAGCTGAGCACCACGCGGAATAGTCTCCAGCAGGCGAGACAACGTATCGATGAGTTGGAACGACAACTTGCTGAAGGCAATCTGGAAACTGCCAAACGACGGATCGGCGAACTGGTTATCCAGCTCCATGCCAAGGAGAGTGAGATCGCAACCCTGCGTGCCAGCGTTCACGAAAACTCCAAAAAGTTTCGAGAAGACCTTGCGGCACAAACTGAGGAACTCGCCCAAGCCAAGCGCCGTATTTCCGACGTCGAGCAGCAGATGGCGTCCACGGGAAAAGGGCAGGAATCGGCGCAGGCCAAACGCCGTGTCACCGACCTTGAGCAACAGCTGACAAAAAAAGAGCAGGACCTGACCCAAACGAAGCGCCGGGTGCTGGAAGCCGAACAGCAGATGGCCTGGAAGGAGCAGGACCTCGCCCAAGTCAAACGGCGTGTCGCTGAGATCGAACAACAGATCGTTGGGAAGGAGTACGAATCGACGCAGGCCAAGCGCCGGGCGACCGATTTTGAGCAGCAACTGGTCGGCAAAGAGCAGGACCTGACCCAGGCGAAACGTCGGACCGCCGACGCTGAACAACAGACCGCCGGGAAAGAACAAGAGCTGGCACAAGCCAAGCGGCGTATCACCGACCTCGAGCAACAGATGACAGCGAAAGACCTGGAGTCAGCTCAGGCCAAGCGCAAGCCTGCCGAAACGGAACAGCAAACGGCTGGGAAGATGCAGGACCCGGCTCAATCCAAACGACGGATCGCCGACCTTGAGCAATTGTTGGCTGGGAAAGAGTCTGAATCCGCGCAAGCCAAACGGCGGGCAACTGAATTGGAGCAACAGACAGCTGCGAAGGAACAGGAACTGATTCAGACCAAACGCCGCATCGCTGAACTTGAACAGCAGACGGCTGGGAAGGAGCAGGACCCCGCACAGATCAAACGCCGTGTCACCGAACTCGAACAGCAAATGGTTGGGAAAGAACAAGAGCTGGGGCAGATCAGGGACAATCTCAAACAAGTGACACAAAAATATGCGGATCTCGGTCCGATGTTGATGGATCGAGATGCCGAGATTGCGCGCACGAAACGCTTACTGGAGGACCTTGAACGGAGCTTGCCGAAACCGGATGAAGCCCTCCCTTCCCTGGAAGTGAGTCCTGCCGCTCAAAATCCCGTCGCCGAGCTCCCTCCCGACAGTAATTTATCGGTGACCGATCTCCCCATTCCGGGTGCGTCTTCTGGAGATGGAACGGACGCCGGAGGCATCGACCTGACCAAGATCGGCGAAGCGCTTTCCGGCACGCTGGGAGAGGAGCTGAAGCGAGGCACCGTGGCCCTGCGACAGGAGCGAACCGCCCTCACGCTCGCGTTAATCAGCAGTGAGTTATTCCCCCCAGGGGAAGCCACCGTCACACCGAGCGGCAACTCACTGATTGGGCAGATCGGGACGGTGTTGCAGAAATTTCGCTATCGGAACATCGAAGTGACCACCCATACCGACACAAAGCCGATCCGCAACGACGCACGAAAGCTGTTTAAGGACAACCTGGAGCTCTCGCGCGCCCGCGTCGAGCATGCCAGCCAAGCCCTCATCAACAGCGGGGTCGATGCCGACCGCGTCAAAGCTGTCGTGTATACGACAGCGAAGTCACCCGACAACGATGAAAGCCGGAACAGAAACCGACGAATCGAAATCGTCGTGAGTTCATCCACAGCAGGGCATTCAGCTCACGGCAAGCTACAAACGGGGAAGAAGCCACCCCAATCCATTTCACTCAGTTCGCCTCGTCGGCCGTGA